A region of Candidatus Defluviilinea gracilis DNA encodes the following proteins:
- a CDS encoding RNA methyltransferase, whose protein sequence is MIVSANNELVKRARSLRQKKHRIETGLFLVEGIHHIGQALDAGWNVESIFYAPDLLASKYAKELIARVSEKALPVSRDVANSLAEKDNPQGIVAVVRQRQTLASSLTSSSPVVALVSPQDPGNVGTILRTMDAIGIDALFLLDGGVELYHPTLIRSSMGAIFWKGIAQTSFEEFRVWAQTAGRQLIGASAHADVDYKSLVPQTPWALVLGSEQKGLSAEQVNACDVTVSLPMRGKVSSLNLAVAAGVLLYELKT, encoded by the coding sequence TTGATCGTCAGCGCGAATAACGAACTTGTGAAGCGCGCCCGCTCATTGCGGCAGAAAAAGCATCGTATTGAAACGGGTTTGTTCCTCGTGGAAGGGATCCACCACATCGGGCAGGCGTTGGATGCGGGTTGGAATGTGGAGTCGATTTTTTACGCGCCTGATCTGCTTGCGAGTAAATACGCCAAAGAACTCATTGCCCGGGTTTCGGAAAAGGCGCTTCCTGTTTCAAGAGACGTAGCCAACTCTCTGGCAGAGAAAGATAACCCACAAGGCATTGTCGCTGTGGTTCGCCAGAGACAAACCCTTGCATCGAGCCTCACGTCATCCAGCCCTGTTGTCGCGCTGGTTTCGCCACAAGATCCGGGCAATGTCGGGACGATCCTCCGCACGATGGACGCGATTGGAATCGACGCCTTGTTTCTTTTGGATGGCGGGGTCGAGTTATATCACCCAACCTTGATCCGCTCCAGCATGGGCGCGATCTTTTGGAAGGGCATTGCGCAAACTTCATTCGAAGAATTTCGCGTCTGGGCGCAAACGGCAGGGCGTCAATTGATCGGCGCGTCTGCCCATGCGGATGTGGATTATAAGTCTCTCGTTCCGCAAACCCCGTGGGCGCTTGTGCTGGGTAGCGAACAAAAGGGTCTGTCCGCGGAGCAGGTTAACGCTTGCGATGTGACAGTATCCCTGCCGATGCGGGGGAAAGTCAGTTCGTTAAATTTAGCGGTGGCGGCGGGCGTGTTGTTATACGAGTTAAAAACATAA
- a CDS encoding vitamin K epoxide reductase family protein, translating into MNKRLAQISLAITVIGLLVASYMTVYKFTSKELQAAMCVGSEGCSVVNASPYSEVRGVPVAIIGVVGYLALLAVQILERRPGMFQDNGAMIFFGISVTGFLFTVYLVFVEVALIKAYCPFCITSQVAMTLLFVISVIRLIKQP; encoded by the coding sequence ATGAATAAGCGGCTCGCGCAAATTTCACTGGCGATCACCGTTATCGGGTTGCTCGTCGCGTCTTACATGACAGTGTACAAATTTACAAGCAAGGAACTTCAAGCCGCCATGTGCGTTGGCTCGGAAGGATGCTCGGTGGTGAACGCCAGCCCTTACTCTGAAGTGCGCGGCGTTCCCGTGGCAATCATCGGGGTGGTCGGGTACCTTGCTTTGTTGGCTGTGCAAATCCTTGAGCGCCGACCCGGTATGTTTCAAGACAATGGCGCGATGATTTTCTTCGGGATTTCAGTGACCGGGTTTTTGTTTACAGTGTATCTGGTCTTTGTCGAGGTCGCGCTGATCAAAGCCTATTGTCCGTTCTGCATCACATCACAAGTGGCGATGACCCTGCTGTTTGTCATCTCAGTCATTCGCCTTATCAAACAACCCTAA
- a CDS encoding molybdopterin molybdotransferase MoeA: MTGAPVPLGADAVIPVEDTDFQDRAAGAPPPEVTMFKNVIQNENTRQRGADVRSGDIVLRIGRKLKPQDVALLASLGYSTVEVFRKPRVALFSSGDELLDASQPLEPGKIRDSNSPMLAGLIESAGAEVEKLGTAKDTYESVKAALDKTSALKVDLILSSAGVSVGAFDYVKSVIESNGKMDFWRVNMRPGKPLAFGEYNGIPFIGLPGNPVSAFVGFEVFVRTALGRLAGLRERNRLTVRARCEEEINSDGRESYLRANLRDENGSLVARLTGHQGSGNILSLVQADALLIIPAGVKCVPAGQEVEAWLL; the protein is encoded by the coding sequence ATGACTGGCGCCCCGGTGCCTCTGGGCGCCGACGCGGTGATCCCCGTGGAAGATACCGATTTTCAAGACCGAGCTGCTGGCGCGCCCCCGCCGGAGGTGACGATGTTCAAAAACGTGATCCAAAACGAGAACACTCGTCAGCGCGGCGCGGATGTACGCTCAGGCGACATCGTCTTGCGTATAGGACGAAAATTAAAACCTCAAGATGTCGCGCTCTTGGCATCTTTGGGGTACTCCACTGTGGAAGTATTCCGCAAGCCCCGCGTGGCACTCTTCTCCTCTGGCGATGAATTGCTAGACGCAAGCCAGCCTCTCGAACCGGGCAAGATCCGCGACTCAAACTCGCCCATGCTGGCTGGGCTAATCGAGTCGGCCGGCGCGGAGGTGGAAAAACTTGGCACAGCAAAAGATACCTACGAATCTGTCAAAGCGGCGCTCGACAAAACGTCCGCGCTGAAAGTGGACCTGATCCTCTCTTCGGCGGGCGTGAGCGTGGGCGCGTTCGATTACGTGAAGAGCGTGATCGAGTCGAACGGCAAAATGGATTTTTGGCGCGTGAACATGCGCCCCGGCAAACCGCTTGCTTTCGGCGAATACAATGGCATTCCATTCATCGGCTTGCCGGGTAATCCCGTGTCGGCGTTTGTGGGGTTTGAGGTATTTGTCCGCACGGCGCTGGGGCGGCTGGCAGGGCTGAGGGAGAGAAACAGGCTCACCGTCCGCGCGCGATGCGAGGAGGAAATCAATTCCGATGGACGAGAGAGTTATCTGCGCGCCAATCTCCGCGACGAAAACGGGTCTCTCGTCGCGCGCTTGACCGGGCACCAGGGTTCGGGCAACATTCTATCGTTGGTGCAGGCGGATGCTTTACTAATTATTCCCGCTGGTGTAAAATGCGTGCCTGCTGGTCAGGAAGTTGAGGCTTGGTTATTATGA
- a CDS encoding bifunctional (p)ppGpp synthetase/guanosine-3',5'-bis(diphosphate) 3'-pyrophosphohydrolase: MKSAHNAVPLEKLMGQLPESYGFSEKELIQRAYRVAEEAHRDQKRHSGEPYINHCLAVAGILADLKVPSEVIAAALLHDTVEDTPISLGDIRRDFGDTIATLVDGVTKLTKLPRVSRGDQHAERPESSDDALDPDIIPANARARKQDMASETLRKTFLAMGDDVRVVLIKLADRLHNMRTLGFMPEAKQKRIAKETLEIFAPLTNRLGIWQIKWELEDLGFRYLNPEKYKEIAEELQEKRPEREKQIVDIKEALTRLLEANNIKAEVSGRPKHIYSIFKKMAQKGKSFDLVRDVRAMRLLVQDIPSCYAALGVIHTTWRPIPGEFDDYIAAPKENFYQSLHTAVIYEDGRPLEIQIRTQEMHENAEYGIAAHWKYKEGAKRDKSYEQRINWLRNMMEWKTDVHDATEFVESMKSDVFQDRVYVFTPRGDIYDLAVGSTPIDFAYHVHTDIGHRCRGARVNGKLVPLQQALKTGDQIEILTAKRGGPSRDWLNPNLGLVKTQRARSKVKAWFKKQEDEQNLAQGRAGFERELSRLGISELNFEKMACELAYKTSDEMFIALGNGDLSLSKIIKQLEGTEETADILQATPAPETKTSPDAIQVVGLKGLLWQMAKCCSPMPGDQIIGYITRGRGATIHRQDCPNILHREDTERLVQVDWGTTQQTYAVPVTVKAYDRDGLLGDISTLLQGESVNIKDVSVSYNRSVADLRLVVDVRDLEQLSRVLTRIESVPNVLEAQRTKPG; this comes from the coding sequence ATGAAATCGGCGCACAATGCGGTCCCGCTCGAAAAATTAATGGGGCAACTCCCCGAATCGTATGGCTTCTCTGAGAAGGAGTTGATCCAGCGCGCCTACCGAGTGGCGGAAGAGGCGCACCGCGACCAAAAGAGGCATTCCGGTGAACCGTATATCAACCATTGCCTGGCGGTGGCAGGCATTTTGGCAGATCTTAAAGTACCATCCGAGGTGATCGCGGCGGCGTTGCTTCACGACACAGTGGAAGACACCCCCATCAGCCTCGGCGATATTCGCAGAGATTTTGGGGATACCATCGCGACTCTCGTCGATGGGGTGACAAAGTTGACAAAACTTCCGCGAGTCTCGCGCGGCGACCAGCACGCAGAAAGACCCGAATCATCCGACGACGCATTGGATCCAGACATCATCCCTGCTAACGCGCGCGCACGCAAACAAGATATGGCATCTGAAACCCTACGGAAAACATTCCTCGCCATGGGCGACGATGTGCGCGTCGTGCTGATCAAACTAGCAGATCGCCTCCACAACATGCGGACGCTCGGCTTCATGCCCGAAGCCAAACAAAAGCGCATTGCCAAAGAGACTCTCGAAATCTTTGCCCCGCTCACGAACCGCCTCGGCATCTGGCAGATCAAATGGGAATTGGAAGACCTTGGCTTCCGATACCTCAACCCGGAAAAGTACAAGGAAATTGCCGAAGAATTGCAAGAAAAACGACCCGAGCGGGAAAAACAAATCGTAGACATCAAAGAAGCCCTTACCCGTTTGCTTGAAGCAAACAACATCAAAGCCGAAGTTAGCGGACGTCCTAAACATATTTATTCCATCTTCAAAAAGATGGCGCAGAAGGGAAAATCGTTCGATCTGGTTCGGGATGTGCGCGCCATGCGACTCCTCGTTCAGGACATCCCCTCGTGCTACGCCGCGCTTGGAGTAATTCACACCACGTGGAGACCCATCCCCGGCGAATTCGACGATTATATTGCCGCGCCAAAAGAAAACTTCTACCAATCGCTTCACACAGCCGTCATCTACGAAGACGGCCGCCCGTTGGAAATTCAGATCCGCACGCAGGAGATGCACGAAAACGCAGAATACGGCATCGCCGCCCACTGGAAATACAAAGAAGGCGCCAAGCGCGATAAAAGCTACGAACAGCGCATTAACTGGCTCCGCAACATGATGGAATGGAAGACCGACGTGCACGACGCGACAGAATTCGTCGAGAGTATGAAATCGGATGTATTCCAGGACCGCGTCTACGTCTTCACCCCGCGCGGAGACATTTACGATCTCGCTGTCGGTTCAACCCCCATTGATTTTGCCTACCACGTCCACACCGATATCGGCCACCGCTGTCGCGGCGCGCGGGTGAACGGCAAACTCGTCCCCTTGCAACAAGCGTTGAAGACGGGCGACCAGATCGAAATTTTGACAGCGAAGCGCGGGGGTCCAAGCCGCGATTGGTTAAATCCGAATCTGGGGCTGGTCAAGACGCAACGAGCGCGATCCAAAGTCAAAGCATGGTTCAAAAAGCAGGAGGATGAACAAAACCTCGCCCAGGGACGCGCCGGATTCGAACGCGAATTGAGCCGCCTTGGAATTTCCGAATTGAATTTCGAAAAGATGGCGTGCGAACTTGCCTACAAAACTTCCGATGAAATGTTCATCGCCCTCGGTAATGGCGATCTTTCCCTCAGCAAAATCATCAAACAATTGGAAGGGACGGAAGAAACCGCGGATATTCTGCAAGCCACCCCCGCGCCAGAGACCAAAACCTCCCCCGATGCGATTCAGGTTGTCGGACTGAAAGGCTTGCTTTGGCAAATGGCAAAATGTTGTTCGCCCATGCCCGGAGACCAGATCATCGGGTACATCACGCGCGGGCGCGGCGCGACAATTCACCGACAAGATTGCCCGAATATTTTACACAGAGAGGATACCGAGCGGCTCGTGCAAGTGGATTGGGGAACCACCCAACAAACCTACGCCGTGCCCGTCACCGTGAAAGCATACGACCGCGATGGATTGCTCGGTGATATTTCAACCCTGCTGCAAGGCGAGAGCGTGAATATCAAAGATGTGTCTGTTAGTTACAACCGAAGCGTTGCCGATCTGCGCCTCGTAGTTGATGTGCGCGACCTGGAGCAGTTAAGCCGCGTGCTCACGCGTATTGAAAGCGTGCCAAATGTGTTGGAGGCGCAGAGAACAAAGCCGGGGTAA
- a CDS encoding Cys-tRNA(Pro) deacylase has translation MTIVNNVTRLLDSRRIPYIAYELSPEKHGAQETARLLNADPASIFKTIVVLRDKPKKPLLVLVSGDSVVDLKLLASALGEKKVHLPTEKEAEHITGLQAGGISPLALLNKGFQVVLDSSAKNFEQIHISGGQRGLNIKLPVVDLIKLTKARVEAVST, from the coding sequence ATGACGATCGTCAATAATGTTACCCGCTTGCTTGACTCGCGCAGAATTCCATACATCGCGTATGAACTTTCACCGGAGAAACATGGCGCGCAAGAGACCGCGCGCCTGCTCAACGCGGATCCCGCGTCTATTTTCAAAACGATCGTTGTGTTGCGAGATAAACCCAAAAAACCTTTGTTGGTCTTGGTTTCCGGCGATTCGGTTGTGGATTTGAAGTTGCTTGCTTCTGCGCTCGGTGAGAAAAAGGTTCACCTGCCGACTGAAAAAGAAGCGGAGCACATCACTGGTTTGCAGGCGGGAGGTATCTCGCCGCTTGCCCTGCTCAACAAGGGGTTTCAGGTTGTCCTCGATTCGTCGGCGAAAAATTTTGAGCAAATCCATATTTCGGGCGGGCAGAGAGGACTCAACATTAAGCTGCCTGTCGTTGATTTGATCAAACTGACGAAAGCGCGGGTTGAGGCGGTGAGTACATAG
- the trxA gene encoding thioredoxin, producing MWVCVILFSLDAKQKKKRQLMFNEPIHITDETYEKTVLQSSIPVIVDFWAPWCGPCKMVAPILDKFAKEFEGKLLVAKINTDENPHWMMEYGIQGIPTMLFVANGKIVHRQVGALPERMLRDTVTQFLETVSAS from the coding sequence ATGTGGGTTTGTGTTATACTCTTTTCGCTTGATGCAAAACAAAAGAAAAAAAGGCAACTCATGTTCAACGAACCCATTCACATTACAGATGAAACGTACGAAAAAACTGTCCTGCAATCTTCGATCCCAGTAATCGTTGATTTTTGGGCGCCCTGGTGCGGACCTTGCAAAATGGTCGCGCCGATCCTCGATAAATTCGCAAAAGAGTTCGAGGGAAAATTGCTGGTCGCAAAAATCAACACCGATGAAAACCCCCATTGGATGATGGAGTATGGTATTCAGGGGATTCCGACCATGCTGTTCGTGGCAAATGGAAAGATTGTCCATCGTCAGGTTGGAGCGCTTCCCGAACGCATGTTGCGCGACACAGTCACCCAATTTTTAGAGACCGTATCCGCTTCGTAA